In Microbacterium binotii, one DNA window encodes the following:
- a CDS encoding organic hydroperoxide resistance protein: MDVLYTAEALATGGGRNGHVTTSDGILDADVRVPKEMGGAGEALNPELLFAAGYSACFHSALQSVARMQKVAIHDTSVGARVGIGPNGQGGFQLAVELEVVIPDLPADQAQALADAAHQVCPYSNATRGNIEVTVRVVED, from the coding sequence ATGGACGTCCTCTACACCGCAGAAGCCCTCGCCACCGGAGGCGGCCGCAACGGCCACGTCACCACGAGCGACGGCATCCTCGACGCCGACGTGCGCGTCCCCAAGGAGATGGGCGGAGCGGGCGAGGCCCTGAACCCCGAGCTGCTGTTCGCCGCCGGCTACTCGGCCTGCTTCCACAGCGCCCTGCAGTCCGTCGCACGGATGCAGAAGGTCGCCATCCACGACACGAGCGTCGGCGCGCGCGTCGGCATCGGCCCCAACGGCCAGGGCGGCTTCCAGCTGGCCGTCGAGCTCGAGGTCGTCATCCCGGACCTCCCCGCCGACCAGGCGCAGGCCCTCGCCGACGCCGCACACCAGGTCTGCCCCTACTCGAACGCCACCCGCGGCAACATCGAGGTCACGGTGCGCGTCGTCGAGGACTGA
- a CDS encoding MarR family winged helix-turn-helix transcriptional regulator has translation MTETTGPALDRMLCFSLYSASRATTQVYRRLLEPWQLTYPQYLVLVELWDRGPRTVSQLGDGLGLDSGTLSPLLKRLEKAGLVSRTRDDGDGRVVTVAPTERGTALRAEMSELPSQMWNCYGLEPDAARALLAALHSLTDTLHADAD, from the coding sequence ATGACGGAGACGACGGGACCGGCGCTCGATCGGATGCTGTGCTTCTCGCTGTACTCGGCGAGCAGGGCGACGACCCAGGTGTACCGGCGTCTGCTGGAACCCTGGCAGCTCACCTACCCGCAGTACCTCGTGCTCGTCGAGCTCTGGGACCGCGGGCCGCGCACGGTCAGCCAGCTCGGCGACGGGCTCGGCTTGGACTCGGGCACACTGTCGCCGCTTCTCAAGCGCCTCGAGAAGGCGGGACTCGTCAGCCGCACCCGCGACGACGGTGACGGGCGCGTTGTGACCGTCGCACCCACCGAGCGCGGCACGGCCCTGCGCGCCGAGATGTCCGAGCTGCCGTCCCAGATGTGGAACTGCTACGGCCTCGAGCCGGATGCGGCCCGCGCACTGCTCGCCGCCCTCCACTCACTCACGGACACGTTGCACGCCGACGCCGACTGA
- a CDS encoding NtaA/DmoA family FMN-dependent monooxygenase (This protein belongs to a clade of FMN-dependent monooxygenases, within a broader family of flavin-dependent oxidoreductases, the luciferase-like monooxygenase (LMM) family, some of whose members use coenzyme F420 rather than FMN.), whose amino-acid sequence MPEPKKLILNLFEMNTVSHITHGLWRLPGNNRHRHGEITYWQELAQLAEDGGFDAVFLADVVGAYDVFRDGPETAVREGLQIPSHDPLLVVPLMAAVTRRLGFGVTFSTSYEPPFTFARRMSTLDALTRGRVGWNIVTSYLPNAARNFGLDEQIPHDERYRIADEFLSVVYALWERSWDEGAVVFDAADALVTDPAKVHYIDHVGEHFRVAGPHLVEPTPQRTPVLFQATGSPAGIALAGRHAEVVFTGGKSADDFRRNRARMREAAAAAGRSPDDLRFLVQAGIVVGRTEAEAARKWNEYRRFMSLDGILAHAGVPLDLTVFDGSLTVGEAAVLAGVDVGGLGLAPERTVAETLEGFRRSREDRYFVVGTPGVVADEIERWLDEDGIDGINLRQYHSFDTLRDVAELVVPELRRRGRLRDADEATTLRERLFGAGPYLPDTHPARR is encoded by the coding sequence ATGCCCGAGCCCAAGAAGCTCATCCTCAACCTGTTCGAGATGAACACGGTCAGCCACATCACGCACGGACTCTGGCGGCTGCCCGGCAACAACCGGCACCGCCACGGCGAGATCACGTACTGGCAGGAGCTCGCGCAGCTCGCCGAGGACGGCGGGTTCGACGCGGTGTTCCTGGCCGACGTCGTGGGCGCCTACGACGTGTTCCGCGACGGACCCGAAACCGCCGTGCGCGAGGGGCTGCAGATCCCCTCGCACGACCCGTTGCTCGTCGTGCCGCTCATGGCTGCCGTGACCCGCCGGCTGGGATTCGGCGTGACCTTCTCCACGAGCTACGAACCGCCGTTCACCTTCGCCCGCCGCATGTCCACCCTCGACGCCCTGACGCGGGGACGTGTGGGATGGAACATCGTCACGTCGTACCTGCCCAACGCCGCCCGCAACTTCGGCCTGGACGAGCAGATCCCGCACGACGAGCGGTATCGCATCGCCGACGAGTTCCTCTCTGTCGTCTACGCGCTGTGGGAGCGATCGTGGGACGAGGGCGCCGTCGTGTTCGACGCGGCGGACGCTCTGGTGACCGACCCGGCGAAGGTGCACTACATCGACCACGTCGGAGAGCACTTCCGCGTCGCAGGGCCGCATCTCGTCGAGCCGACACCGCAGCGCACCCCCGTGCTGTTCCAGGCCACCGGCTCTCCTGCCGGGATCGCCCTCGCCGGCCGCCACGCCGAGGTGGTCTTCACCGGCGGCAAGAGCGCCGACGACTTCCGTCGCAACAGAGCCCGGATGCGGGAGGCCGCGGCGGCCGCGGGGCGCTCCCCCGACGATCTCCGCTTCCTCGTGCAGGCGGGCATCGTCGTGGGGCGGACCGAGGCGGAAGCCGCGCGGAAGTGGAACGAGTACCGCCGGTTCATGAGTCTCGACGGCATCCTCGCGCACGCCGGCGTGCCCCTGGATCTGACGGTCTTCGACGGCTCGCTGACCGTGGGGGAGGCGGCGGTGCTCGCGGGCGTGGACGTCGGCGGACTGGGTCTCGCCCCCGAGCGCACGGTCGCCGAGACTCTCGAGGGGTTCCGGCGCAGCCGTGAGGACCGGTACTTCGTGGTCGGCACCCCCGGAGTCGTGGCCGACGAGATCGAACGGTGGCTCGACGAGGACGGGATCGACGGGATCAATCTGCGCCAGTACCACTCGTTCGACACCCTCCGGGATGTCGCGGAGCTCGTCGTGCCGGAGCTCCGTCGGCGCGGTCGGCTCCGCGACGCGGACGAGGCGACCACCCTGCGCGAGCGTCTCTTCGGCGCCGGACCGTATCTGCCCGACACCCACCCCGCACGTCGCTGA
- a CDS encoding sulfurtransferase — protein MTSPPVIDTHELRRALAAARRPVRLLDVRWRLDLPEGRPAYLAGHLPGAVYVDLERELARPGHPEEGRHPLPTLADLERSARSWGVDAGDLVVAYDDNDAVAAARAWWLLRRRGVDVRVLDGGLRAWIASGGLLEGGDVRPEPGNVVLADGDPGIASIEDAAAAPQQGALIDARAPQHYRGLAPTADPAAGHIPGAINVPALVHMQADGRLRPAAEVQRTLTDAGVDASAGIVLTCSSGIASAHSALALAAAGIDARVFPGGWSRWSRTPGRPIAVGPTPWGDVFAR, from the coding sequence ATGACGTCGCCACCCGTCATCGACACCCACGAGCTGCGCCGTGCACTCGCCGCTGCTCGGCGTCCCGTGCGGCTGCTCGACGTGCGGTGGCGGCTCGATCTGCCGGAGGGGCGCCCCGCCTACCTCGCGGGGCATCTGCCGGGTGCCGTCTATGTCGATCTCGAGCGCGAGCTCGCGCGTCCCGGACATCCGGAGGAGGGGCGGCATCCGCTCCCCACACTCGCCGACCTGGAGCGTTCGGCGCGCTCGTGGGGCGTGGATGCGGGCGACCTCGTCGTGGCCTACGACGACAACGACGCCGTGGCGGCGGCCCGGGCCTGGTGGCTGCTGCGCCGCCGAGGCGTCGACGTGCGCGTACTGGACGGGGGACTTCGCGCATGGATCGCGTCCGGCGGCCTGCTGGAAGGCGGCGACGTGAGGCCGGAACCCGGGAACGTCGTGCTCGCCGACGGTGACCCGGGGATCGCTTCGATCGAGGACGCCGCCGCCGCCCCGCAGCAGGGAGCGCTGATCGATGCGCGCGCGCCACAGCACTACCGGGGTCTCGCACCCACCGCCGATCCCGCGGCCGGCCACATCCCCGGTGCGATCAACGTGCCCGCCCTCGTCCACATGCAGGCCGACGGGCGGCTGCGACCGGCCGCCGAGGTGCAGCGGACGCTCACGGATGCGGGCGTGGACGCATCCGCCGGGATCGTCCTGACCTGCAGCTCGGGGATCGCTTCTGCCCACAGCGCGCTCGCGCTCGCCGCGGCGGGCATCGACGCGCGGGTGTTTCCCGGCGGCTGGAGCCGCTGGTCGCGCACCCCAGGGCGGCCGATCGCCGTCGGTCCCACCCCCTGGGGTGACGTCTTCGCCCGCTGA
- a CDS encoding response regulator: MKILVADDDPQLVRALRITLAAHGYDVVAAADGAAAITLAAQSHPDIVLLDLGMPHLDGVQVIEALRGWTTAPIIVVSGRTGSADKVDALDAGADDYVTKPFQIDELLARLRALGRRAAASVDDPVVRFGEIELDLATKTVTRAGARVHLTPTEWRMLEFLARHPGALVTRQSLLKEIWASENVNDSGYLRLYMSQLRKKLEADPARPVHLLTETGMGYRLQL, encoded by the coding sequence GTGAAGATCCTGGTCGCCGACGATGACCCGCAGCTCGTGCGGGCTCTGCGGATCACGCTCGCCGCGCACGGCTACGACGTGGTGGCAGCCGCGGACGGCGCGGCGGCGATCACGCTGGCCGCGCAATCGCATCCCGACATCGTGCTGCTCGATCTCGGCATGCCGCATCTCGACGGCGTGCAGGTGATCGAGGCGCTGCGCGGGTGGACGACGGCGCCCATCATCGTCGTCTCCGGACGCACCGGGTCCGCCGACAAGGTGGACGCGCTGGATGCGGGCGCCGACGACTACGTGACGAAGCCGTTCCAGATCGACGAGCTGCTGGCGCGGCTGCGCGCGCTCGGACGGCGGGCCGCCGCATCCGTCGACGATCCTGTCGTGCGCTTCGGGGAGATCGAGCTGGATCTGGCGACGAAGACGGTCACACGCGCGGGTGCGCGCGTGCATCTGACGCCCACGGAGTGGCGGATGCTGGAGTTCCTCGCGCGGCATCCCGGTGCGCTCGTGACGCGCCAGAGCCTGCTGAAGGAGATCTGGGCGAGCGAGAACGTCAATGACTCGGGGTATCTGCGCCTCTACATGTCGCAGTTGCGCAAGAAGCTGGAGGCGGACCCCGCTCGCCCGGTGCATCTGCTCACCGAGACCGGAATGGGGTACCGCCTCCAGCTCTGA